GGTATTGCTGTGAAAAGCATTGAAGAATCTCTTCCTTATTACGAACAAGTGCTGGGGCTTAAATGCTATAATATCGAAGAAGTAGCCGACCAAAAAGTAAAAACTGCCTTTTTTAAGGTTGGCCAGACTAAAATCGAATTGTTAGAACCTACCAGTGAAGATAGTACAATCGCTAAATTCATTGAAAAAAAAGGAGAAGGAATCCATCATATCGCATTCAATGTTCCGTCTGTTAGCGAAGCATTGGCTGAAGCAGAAGCGAAAGGCATCCGCCTAATCGACAAAGCTCCGCGCGGAGGTGCTGAAAATCTAAGTATTGCGTTTCTTCATCCGAAATCTACTTGCAGCGTACTAACTGAATTGTGTGAACAACCGAAGTAATATAAACGTCAATCTTACTAATAACAAATTATAAGACTATGAGTAACCAACTTGAAAAAGTAAAAGAGCTTATTCAATTACGCGAACAAGCTCGTCTAGGTGGTGGAGAAAAAAGAATCGACTCTCAGCACAAGAAAGGAAAGTACACAGCCCGCGAACGTATTGCCATGCTGTTAGACGAAGGTAGTTTTGAAGAATTCGACATGTTCGTTCAACATCGCTGTACCAACTTCGGCATTGAAAAGACTAAGTTCCTAGGAGACGGAGTAGTTACGGGATACGGTACAATCGACGGACGTTTAGTATACATATATGCGCAAGATTTTACCATATTCGGAGGAGCCTTATCTGAATCTTTAGCCATGAAAATCTGTAAAGTAATGGATAAAGCCATGAAAATGGGTGCTCCCGTTATCGGATTAAATGACTCCGGAGGCGCACGTATCCAAGAAGGCGTAAATGCATTAGCCGGATATGCAGAGATTTTCCAACGTAACATCCTGGCATCGGGAGTGGTTCCACAGATATCAGGAATATTCGGTCC
The genomic region above belongs to Parabacteroides pacaensis and contains:
- the mce gene encoding methylmalonyl-CoA epimerase; the encoded protein is MDITHIEHLGIAVKSIEESLPYYEQVLGLKCYNIEEVADQKVKTAFFKVGQTKIELLEPTSEDSTIAKFIEKKGEGIHHIAFNVPSVSEALAEAEAKGIRLIDKAPRGGAENLSIAFLHPKSTCSVLTELCEQPK